In Palaemon carinicauda isolate YSFRI2023 chromosome 32, ASM3689809v2, whole genome shotgun sequence, the genomic stretch cacacacacacacacacacacctttttaTCGTTAATGCAAGAGTGCAAAACACCACAAGCTGAGCTGACGCAAAAGCGAGACTTGATTTAGAATAAGTACACACacgaacattatctctctctctctctctctctctctctctctctctctctctcctctctctctctctctctctctctctctctctctctcgcaacaccGGGTTGAACCCCGAATTGAAAATCAATCCAAGTCTGGCCATGGTCACTTTAGCTTTAAATTAGGTAACTGACACTGCATTTCTATGCATGGGGACCCGGGAGATGTCTAAGTTCAGGGTGGGGGTATGTTCCCTTGGGCGTGTGACCTCATTCCTTAATTTGGGAGGCATACTGTGATCACGGTTCATAATTCTGTTTGTGGTCAGTGATTTACTTTGTGGTTTTTATATATTTGTCTCGACGAGGTCAATTATATTTCCTAATTCGTACATTGGTTTTAGGCTGTTGCCAATAATTGAAGACAAGGTGGTCCACTTTaactcttatttcatttattttataaactagatataaatatatttcccaATATCAACCATGGTTTTAGCTATTAACTATGAATTTGATACACGATAGCCCATTGCAATGCAATTTATAATATTGGGgaaattcaatatatttatatatcccaaTTTCAGCCTTGGTTTTAGCTAGTCTTAAAATATTTAGAATACAGATGGCCCATTTTTTTTACTATTCTAATTGTTAATacaatagatatgaatatatttccCAATTTCATCCCATGTTTAAGGCAGCAGCAAATAATTGAAAACAAGATAGAccagtttattattttaattattaaaaaaattatatattgatatattctcAATTTCAAACATATTTTTGGGCAGTAATAATTAATGGAAGATAATATGATCCAGTTTCcttgttatttcaattattaaaaaaGAATTGGATATAAATGTATTTCCCAATTTCAAACCCATTATAGGCAGTAACAAATAATGGAAAACAATATGACCCAGTTTCCTTACCATTTCAATTATTAAAAAAgtagatgtaaatatatttacCAATTTCAACATAGGTTTTAGGcatttcaattataaaaaaaatgcttaTAAATATATTTCCCAATTACAAACACAGTTTTATGCAGTAGCATTTAATGGAAGACAATATGATCCACTTTCCTTActatttcaataattaaaaaagaataatatataaatatatatcccaaTTTCAAACCTAGTTTTAGAAATTTCAATTATTGAAAAAATGCTTATAAatatatttccctatttccccCTTGGTTTCAGTCatttgatttattaaaaaaaaaatagatataaatgtatttCCCAATTTCAAACATAGTTTTAgaaatttcaattataaaaaaaatgcttaTAAATATATCTCCCAATCTCAACCTAGGTTTTAGGCatttcaattattaaaaaaaaaaaatgcttataaacATATTTCCAAAATTCAAACATATTTTTAGGCAGTAACAAATAATGGAAGACAAGATGTGGCCCACTTTCCTATACTCTGCGTTTCCCTGGCCTGTGACGTCACGTGCATTTTGGGAGTGCCATGGCTTGTTTGCCTGGCAAATTAGTTGGTGGTCTGGGCTATTTGGACCACGTAATTGGACATCCAACAGATGAGCCTTCTATTTAGGTCGTGTTTGAAGTCTTCTTGGAGATCATTGGACTTCCCGTTAAGTCCTTGTTTGAAGTCTTCTTTGAGATCATTGGATTTCCTTTTAAGTCTTTGTTTGAAGTCTTCTTTGAGATCATTGGACTTCCTTTTAAGTCTTTGTTTGAAGTCTTCTTTGAGATCGTTAGACTTCTTCTTTGATCTTTGTTCGAAGTGTTCTTTGAGATCATTGGACTTCCTTTTAAGTCTTTGTTTGAAGTCTTCTTTGAGATCGTTAGACTTCTTCTTTGATCTTTGTTCGAAGTGTTCTTTGAGATCATTGGACTTCCTTTTAAGTCTTTGTTTGAAGGCTTCTTTGAGATCATTGGACTTCCTTTTTAATGATGATTATTCATAAATTCCTTGTCTCTCAAACTAACGCCGAAATAAATTTATTGGTAGGTAATTGCAAAACTACATGAATAATTCGCGTATGATTGACATAGATCGTGATGAAGGAAGATACGTTGGACACATAAAGCACGAGTTAGATATCGTTTTTATATATTGATAGAAACATGTAATTAAAGTTACTTTTGTAAATAATTGTAAAATATGATCTTGTCTACTATTCTAAGTAATTCGTTTACGTCTTACATACTTAGTGagatacccccccccctttttttttttttttttttttttttagaataaacgaGGCCAAATGTCAAATCACTTTATCCGTCTCAATTTTGCTTTGCTTATAATTAATTCTATTCTACATCATGTGATGGAAACTCTGCTACTACAGAGTTTTTGAGAAGTTGATATTGTGATTTTTCTTTGTATGGAaattactccctctctctctctctctctctctctctctctctctctctctcctctctctctctctctctctctctctctctctctcacacacacacaattctcgataattgtaggtttatcttAAAAAAGTCAATTTTTGTTGGACCTTCAACTCCACcatccaaacctctctctctctctctctctctctctctctcctctctctctctctctctctctctctctctctctctctctctgcagaaggCAATCCTGTCATCACCAGAGAGAGGCGGCACTGTAATAACCCTTGTTATATCATGGATCATCAAAGCGTTTTCCTTGACACTTCCATTAAGGAAATCTTCTTTGCCAGTTTGCCTATTATTGACTTACCCAAGAACCTTTCAAGATGGAGATCAACTTGTCTATCCCACTGCTGACATACActctcgtgtgtatatatacaatgacatcaacaacatcaacaacaaatgcagccgtttctagtccactgtataaCATAGGTCCcagacgtgtctttattcatgtctggggttcgtcCAGTTCGGattagtgacggtgggagattttcatttgatcGCTCATAGCGAATCAATGTAGTTAGagggggccctgactagtacagcttttctgatcatggcgctAAGCAAAGAatttcagcacgttaaggtatatctcttatatatatatatatatatatatatatatatatatatatatatatatatatatatatatatatatatatatatatatatatatatatatatatatatatatataggctatgtgtgtgtgtgtgtgtgtgttattttttgtCCTGGGTACTCCTGCTTTTGGACTTTTTTCCTAGAAGGTTGTCTCATTAATACTTCTTTATGCTTTTATACGGCAATATGTTTAATATTCTTTGTCTTAATATCGATTTATTATACAAATTGACTCTCCTCTACTTTCATACACTGATCCCCTATTCACATAATTTCCTTTTACAAACAATTTTCCTATTTCACTGTCCATTATGTTTTTCAGATATTTTCCTTTGTCTAGTGTCCTCTCTTTATCTCACTtcaaggccacaattttaatcgtagagtaatgaaacttgtatggattaactgttatgtaaaatgctggaaataatcgaattttggaaggtcaaggtaaggccaaggtcaaaggtcaaggtcacgatcaagcaaaaggttgagaaataagctgccattgcGGAGGTCTGCCCTTTACTGAGTGCTTCTCTAGttatattgttattatcgttattaattttctgttattttatttcctcttataataaaagttataatgttcttttatataattacatattaattaaagattagatatatatatggtatattttctattgaaataagctCAGAATATATAATCACATCAGTATAATTATATCATTTAAACAAATCACATATGCAATAGTTTAATGGTCTCTTTAATTTCCGACTAATATAGATTAATGTTACTGTCCTCAGGTTGAAGATTTAAGGTCGAATATCTCGAAGCTTCAATAAGGGAAACCAGTCTTATTGCTTGATGTTGATTCAGAGTCATTATCTTGTCTCTTTCTTATTCAAAGGCTTTAAGATGGATATCGTTTGTCCAAATTTGAAGATAATGACAGTTTGATTTTGctttttatatttgatttcttCAACGTGATTTTACATTGGATGATTAAATTGTAATGATAGAATAAATGGAATTTTTTCCATTTAGTGAtggcagcagcaacaacaacaacaacaacaacaaaattataataaggatgaaaataataatggtaatattagtaATGAATGATATAAAGAAAACTAATTGTATTAGTAATgagaggaacttttttttatttaataata encodes the following:
- the LOC137625426 gene encoding uncharacterized protein, giving the protein MKDDMLKSNDLKEAFKQRLKRKSNDLKEHFEQRSKKKSNDLKEDFKQRLKRKSNDLKEHFEQRSKKKSNDLKEDFKQRLKRKSNDLKEDFKQRLKRKSNDLKEDFKQGLNGKSNDLQEDFKHDLNRRLICWMSNYVVQIAQTTN